Proteins found in one Stigmatella aurantiaca genomic segment:
- a CDS encoding MxcI protein yields MTLRSVRWLALALALPLATACGDDDEPTPQNPEPQNPGTPASQYAIVTQTTVDGTSTSYIAVTDTLDRTETLPLTNAIEVKGRALVFGPPKKDHFFVNSGASVIRYNLTEAGAPQKGETVSFQGRGVTEITEYQHQFRFISETKAYFFDGSTTQLIVWNPTAMTVTNAVSFADAKLDNTVLSFSSQPLETANKVIMPLGWRPSTGTTLTRQAGVLVVDPATDSLKFVKKNFKETENCGYVRDGVVGADGKIYLSTEAYGAASYRVHKDDPAMLKPCLLRFDPQTDSFDDTYFVDLTTLTNGAAAGSVLQGPGGKTYLRVFDDASYGSPVTKDSIPRVLASAPAWKWWNIQLDTLTATPVASLPAAMGSTFLFPAGNRVLFTNFTSNSQTELRELTDESGKVATVTPGRTFSFLQVR; encoded by the coding sequence ATGACGCTTCGTTCTGTCCGCTGGCTTGCCCTGGCGCTGGCCCTCCCCCTGGCCACCGCGTGCGGCGATGACGACGAGCCCACGCCGCAGAACCCGGAGCCGCAGAACCCCGGGACGCCCGCGTCGCAGTACGCCATCGTGACGCAGACGACCGTGGATGGGACGTCGACGAGCTACATCGCCGTCACGGACACGCTGGACCGCACCGAGACGCTGCCCCTGACGAACGCCATCGAGGTGAAGGGCCGGGCGCTCGTGTTCGGCCCGCCGAAGAAGGACCACTTCTTCGTGAACTCCGGCGCGTCGGTCATCCGCTACAACCTGACGGAAGCGGGCGCTCCCCAGAAGGGCGAGACCGTCAGCTTCCAGGGCCGCGGCGTCACGGAGATCACCGAGTACCAGCACCAGTTCCGGTTCATCTCCGAGACCAAGGCGTACTTCTTCGACGGTTCGACCACCCAGCTCATCGTCTGGAACCCCACGGCGATGACCGTCACCAACGCCGTCTCCTTCGCGGACGCGAAGCTCGACAACACGGTGCTCTCCTTCTCGTCGCAGCCGCTGGAGACCGCCAACAAGGTCATCATGCCGCTGGGCTGGCGCCCGAGCACGGGCACCACGCTGACCCGGCAGGCCGGTGTCCTCGTCGTGGATCCCGCCACCGACTCGCTGAAGTTCGTGAAGAAGAACTTCAAGGAGACCGAGAACTGCGGCTACGTGCGCGACGGCGTCGTGGGCGCCGATGGGAAGATCTACCTGTCCACCGAGGCGTACGGCGCGGCGTCGTACCGGGTCCACAAGGACGATCCGGCCATGCTCAAGCCGTGTCTGCTCCGGTTCGATCCTCAGACGGACAGCTTCGATGACACCTACTTCGTGGACCTGACCACGCTGACCAACGGCGCCGCGGCCGGCTCCGTGCTGCAGGGCCCTGGTGGGAAGACGTACCTGCGCGTCTTCGACGACGCGTCCTACGGAAGCCCCGTCACGAAGGACTCCATCCCCCGCGTCCTGGCCAGCGCGCCCGCGTGGAAGTGGTGGAACATCCAGCTCGACACCCTGACTGCCACCCCCGTCGCCTCGCTCCCGGCGGCCATGGGCAGCACCTTCCTCTTCCCGGCCGGAAACCGGGTGCTCTTCACCAACTTCACGAGCAACTCCCAGACCGAGCTGCGTGAGTTGACGGACGAGAGCGGCAAGGTGGCCACCGTCACCCCGGGCCGCACCTTCTCCTTCCTCCAGGTGCGCTGA
- the mxcH gene encoding TonB-dependent siderophore myxochelin receptor MxcH yields MPKLLEFIEAPYPAQAKQERLEGKVALRLTLDAQGTVTAAEVVEPAGHGFDEAAREAALRFRFEPAKRNGTPVPARILYPYEFRLPPPPAPLAQASSASSQPEDSGSDFQETIEVTEQGPSMAERRRQSAEAVQVLEVGTVQREAVDMGEALARTEGVSVRRSGGLGSTSRFSLAGFTDEQIRFFIDGVPLELAGYGAGLANVPVNLVQRIETYQGVVPIRFGADALGGAVHLETDQDFQGARASASYELGSFDTHRLTGSVRHLHEPSGFLVRANGYFDFTRNDYLVDVEVPDDSGRLQPQRLHRFNDGYRAGGAGIEAGFVDQPWARRLLLRVFTGTYDKELQNDNEMDTPYGEVEYGETSVGSTLRFEQIFSNGLSADAVAGYTYRRNHLTDLSECSYDWYGRCVFVRPQRGILEDRPIERIIGQHIGFARLNLSKSLSPSQKLRVSLAPTRADRAGEDRQLQLAQQLDPLDGARNLFSLVSGVEHELDAFDDRFENILFVKDYIQRVYGERPLDGGSFALTKRTLHRLGLGDSARLRLSPKLYAKASYEWATRLPQPDEFFGNGLLIIENLNLNPETSHNLNLGLTYETGGRSGGDFRANVTGFGRLADQLILPISQPSYFVYQNVLKARSLGVSGAAGWVSPGKYVSLEGNATWQDFRNTSSGGEYGPFVGKRVPNLPYLWANGSARFQLSDVMSPRDELALTWNTRYIHEFFRAWEGAGQIDTKKTIDTQWLHSLSVTYVTRSDTATLTWSADAQNITDARAYDFFGIQRPGRSLFAKLTVDFGI; encoded by the coding sequence ATGCCGAAGCTGCTGGAGTTCATCGAAGCGCCCTACCCCGCCCAGGCGAAGCAGGAGCGCCTGGAGGGGAAGGTGGCCCTGCGGTTGACCCTCGATGCCCAGGGGACCGTCACGGCGGCGGAGGTGGTCGAGCCCGCCGGTCACGGCTTCGATGAAGCGGCCCGCGAGGCGGCCCTCCGCTTCCGGTTCGAGCCCGCGAAACGCAATGGGACGCCAGTTCCCGCCCGCATCCTCTACCCCTACGAATTCCGGCTGCCGCCGCCCCCCGCCCCGCTGGCCCAGGCGTCCAGCGCGTCCTCCCAGCCGGAGGATTCCGGCTCCGACTTCCAGGAGACCATCGAAGTCACGGAGCAGGGCCCGTCGATGGCCGAGCGGCGGCGTCAGTCCGCCGAAGCCGTGCAAGTGCTGGAGGTGGGCACCGTCCAGCGCGAGGCCGTGGACATGGGAGAGGCCCTGGCCCGGACCGAAGGCGTGTCCGTGCGGCGCTCGGGTGGACTGGGCAGCACCTCGCGGTTCTCCCTCGCGGGGTTCACCGACGAGCAGATCCGCTTCTTCATCGACGGGGTTCCCCTGGAGCTGGCGGGCTACGGCGCCGGTCTGGCGAATGTGCCGGTCAACCTCGTCCAGCGCATCGAGACATACCAAGGGGTGGTGCCCATCCGCTTTGGCGCCGACGCGCTGGGCGGTGCGGTGCACCTCGAGACCGATCAAGACTTCCAGGGCGCGCGGGCTTCGGCCTCTTACGAGCTGGGCTCGTTCGACACGCACCGGCTCACCGGCAGTGTCCGGCACCTGCACGAGCCCTCGGGGTTTCTCGTCCGGGCCAATGGCTACTTCGACTTCACCCGGAACGACTATCTGGTCGATGTCGAGGTTCCCGATGACTCCGGCAGGCTCCAACCCCAGCGCCTGCACCGCTTCAACGATGGCTACCGGGCCGGCGGCGCGGGCATTGAGGCGGGCTTCGTGGACCAGCCCTGGGCCCGGCGCCTGCTGCTGCGCGTCTTCACGGGCACGTATGACAAGGAGCTCCAGAACGACAACGAGATGGATACGCCCTATGGCGAGGTGGAGTACGGAGAGACCTCCGTGGGCTCCACGCTGCGCTTCGAGCAGATCTTCTCGAACGGGCTCTCGGCCGATGCGGTCGCCGGCTACACCTACCGCCGCAACCACCTCACGGACCTCAGCGAGTGCTCCTACGACTGGTACGGGCGCTGCGTCTTCGTACGTCCGCAGCGAGGCATCCTCGAGGACCGTCCCATCGAGCGCATCATCGGCCAGCACATTGGCTTCGCACGGCTGAACTTGAGCAAGAGCCTCTCCCCCTCGCAGAAGCTGCGCGTGTCCCTGGCGCCCACGCGGGCGGACCGGGCCGGCGAGGACCGTCAGCTCCAGCTGGCCCAACAGCTCGACCCGCTCGATGGAGCGCGCAACCTGTTCTCGCTGGTCAGCGGCGTGGAGCACGAGCTCGACGCGTTCGATGACCGCTTCGAGAACATCCTGTTCGTCAAGGATTACATCCAGCGCGTGTATGGCGAGCGGCCGCTCGACGGGGGCAGCTTCGCCCTCACGAAGCGAACCCTGCACCGGCTGGGGCTGGGCGACAGCGCCCGGCTGCGCCTCTCCCCGAAGCTGTATGCCAAGGCTTCCTACGAGTGGGCCACCCGGCTGCCCCAGCCCGATGAGTTCTTCGGGAATGGACTGCTCATCATCGAGAACCTCAACCTGAACCCGGAGACCAGCCACAACCTCAACCTGGGGCTCACGTATGAGACCGGGGGACGGTCCGGCGGGGACTTCCGGGCCAACGTGACAGGGTTCGGGCGCCTGGCGGACCAGCTCATCCTGCCCATCAGCCAGCCCAGCTATTTCGTCTATCAAAATGTCCTCAAGGCCCGCTCCCTGGGGGTCAGCGGCGCGGCAGGTTGGGTGTCTCCTGGCAAGTACGTGTCACTGGAGGGCAACGCCACCTGGCAGGATTTCCGCAACACCTCCAGCGGGGGCGAATACGGCCCCTTCGTGGGCAAGCGCGTTCCCAACCTGCCCTACCTATGGGCCAATGGCAGTGCCCGCTTCCAGCTCAGCGATGTGATGAGTCCTCGCGACGAACTCGCACTCACCTGGAACACCCGGTACATCCATGAGTTCTTCCGTGCCTGGGAAGGGGCCGGACAGATTGACACGAAGAAAACGATTGATACTCAATGGCTGCATTCGCTCTCGGTCACCTATGTCACCCGGAGCGACACGGCCACGCTGACCTGGTCCGCGGATGCCCAGAACATCACCGACGCGCGGGCGTATGACTTCTTCGGCATTCAGCGCCCGGGCCGCAGCTTGTTCGCCAAGCTCACCGTGGATTTCGGAATTTGA
- a CDS encoding class II 3-deoxy-7-phosphoheptulonate synthase — protein sequence MPDDYPDARELARVEAELARLPPLVFAEETRRLTAALGQVAEGKAFLLQGGDCAESFKEFTTDNVRDSLRLILQMAVVLTFSGGRPVVKVGRIAGQFAKPRSGATETLEGVTLPAYRGDIINGMEFEAGERLPDPKRLLKAYHQSSDTVGLLRLFSQGGYADLLNMHRWTFDFVADSVQGGQYRKLADKILESLRFMSALHVSPGQQMPLNRVDMFTSHEALLLNYEEAMTRADPVSGDWYDSSAHMLWIGERTRQLDGGHVEFMRGIQNPIGLKCGPTMEPDDLLRLIDILNPEAIPGKLTLIGRFGADKIAERLPRLMAATKRDGRPVVWSADPMHGNTLKARNGYKTRPFDRILSEVKSFVQVATAEGVHPGGLHLEMTGQNVTECLGGAQEVTEDDLSSRYHTHCDPRLNANQALQLAFLVADKLQSLRVPEVWATAATDSLTELSGKGYHATPK from the coding sequence ATGCCGGACGACTACCCCGATGCACGCGAGCTCGCGCGCGTCGAGGCCGAGCTGGCGCGCCTTCCTCCCCTGGTGTTCGCGGAGGAGACACGCCGGTTGACCGCCGCGCTCGGCCAGGTCGCCGAAGGCAAGGCCTTCCTGCTCCAGGGAGGTGACTGCGCGGAGAGCTTCAAGGAATTCACCACCGACAACGTCCGGGACAGCCTGCGGCTCATCCTCCAGATGGCGGTGGTGCTGACCTTCTCGGGCGGCCGCCCCGTGGTGAAGGTGGGCCGCATCGCGGGCCAGTTCGCCAAGCCGCGCAGCGGCGCCACGGAGACCCTCGAGGGCGTCACCCTCCCGGCCTACCGCGGCGACATCATCAACGGCATGGAGTTCGAGGCCGGTGAGCGCCTGCCGGACCCCAAGCGCCTGCTCAAGGCCTACCACCAGTCCTCGGACACGGTGGGCCTGCTGCGCCTGTTCTCCCAGGGCGGCTACGCGGACCTGCTCAACATGCACCGGTGGACCTTCGACTTCGTCGCCGACAGCGTCCAGGGCGGCCAGTACCGGAAGCTGGCGGACAAGATCCTCGAGTCCCTGCGCTTCATGAGCGCGCTGCACGTGAGCCCCGGCCAGCAGATGCCCCTGAACCGGGTGGACATGTTCACCAGCCACGAGGCGCTGCTGCTGAACTACGAAGAGGCCATGACGCGGGCCGATCCCGTCTCGGGAGACTGGTACGACAGCTCCGCGCACATGCTGTGGATCGGCGAGCGGACGCGCCAGCTCGACGGGGGCCACGTGGAGTTCATGCGGGGCATTCAGAACCCCATCGGCCTCAAGTGCGGGCCGACGATGGAGCCCGATGATCTGCTGCGGCTCATCGACATCCTGAACCCCGAGGCCATCCCCGGAAAGCTGACGCTCATTGGCCGCTTCGGCGCCGACAAGATCGCCGAGCGCCTGCCCCGGCTGATGGCCGCCACCAAGCGCGATGGCCGCCCCGTGGTCTGGTCGGCAGACCCCATGCACGGCAACACGCTCAAGGCCCGCAACGGGTACAAGACCCGGCCCTTCGACCGCATCCTCTCCGAGGTGAAGTCGTTCGTGCAGGTGGCCACCGCCGAGGGCGTTCACCCCGGCGGGCTCCACCTGGAGATGACCGGCCAGAACGTCACCGAGTGCCTGGGCGGCGCGCAGGAAGTCACCGAGGACGATCTCTCCAGCCGCTACCACACGCATTGTGATCCGCGCCTCAACGCCAACCAGGCCCTGCAGCTGGCCTTCCTGGTGGCCGACAAGCTCCAGTCCCTGCGGGTGCCCGAGGTGTGGGCCACGGCCGCCACAGACTCCTTGACAGAGCTGTCTGGGAAGGGGTACCACGCGACCCCGAAATGA